In Cherax quadricarinatus isolate ZL_2023a chromosome 38, ASM3850222v1, whole genome shotgun sequence, a single genomic region encodes these proteins:
- the LOC128692854 gene encoding protein Wnt-9a-like, with product MKMDVKTTIVASLLLLSARNSHGYFGVSSRSKVDRSLLTASTLTLNLSSVDQRTCERVGVRGWGRRECGRSEEVAKVLVEAAWFGARQCQHLTRYDRWNCSLGTTRSRIMRKVFPETAFLQAMSAASVSYVLSRTCALGRLTHCSCGASSQDEAETLRAWSYGGCSDDLTYGKRFAERIFFGERRRQSRRKIGSGVKLTPTSKIDPKYRSADDHQPPDSRDFKTQIDAHNARTGILMVMKSAQQKCKCHGASGSCTHRTCWIQLRPLSESSRVIKSLYDTAALANTSNEVQIANRSGSREKRRFYRAAFKDTVIEGFNSSPQEYTLSTTKIPDEGAWVESRVVKTRENVSSDLYRNVNALARRPSKRKQGKRRIFREKKTPVRSSFGNPTELIYLDNPPNFCRKNKYGPGTRGRYCEKRRNCDVLCCGRGYDTLVTVLKEPCRCRVVWCCDVHCQNCSRKVELFICK from the exons ATGAAGATGGACGTTAAGACAACCATCGTAGCCTCTCTGCTGCTTCTTTCTGCTCGCAACTCTCACGGCTACTTTGG AGTGTCCAGCAGAAGCAAGGTAGACCGGAGTCTTCTCACAGCCAGCACTCTTACCCTGAACCTCTCCAGCGTAGACCAGCGTACG TGTGAGCGTGTAGGCGTGCGTGGGTGGGGTCGGCGAGAATGTGGGCGGTCGGAGGAGGTAGCGAAGGTGCTGGTGGAGGCTGCGTGGTTCGGGGCAAGGCAGTGTCAGCATCTTACCCGCTACGACAGGTGGAACTGCTCTCTCGGCACCACCAGGAGCAGGATCATGAGGAAAG TGTTCCCGGAGACAGCGTTCCTGCAGGCGATGTCTGCAGCCTCTGTGTCGTATGTGCTGTCTCGCACCTGTGCTCTGGGCCGCCTTACCCACTGTTCTTGTGGCGCCTCCTCCCAGGATGAAGCCGAGACTCTCAGAGCGTGGAGCTACGGCGGCTGTAGCGATGATCTCACTTACGGCAAGAG ATTTGCAGAAAGGATTTTTTTTGGAGAAAGGCGAAGGCAATCGAGGCGGAAGATCGGGTCAGGGGTCAAGCTGACGCCCACGTCGAAGATCGACCCAAAATACAGATCAGCTGATGACCACCAACCTCCCGATAGCAGAGACTTCAAAACACAAATCGACGCTCACAACGCGCGAACTGGAATCCTG ATGGTGATGAAGTCGGCACAGCAGAAGTGCAAATGTCACGGGGCATCGGGTTCCTGCACCCACAGAACCTGTTGGATACAGCTTCGTCCCCTCTCTGAGTCCTCCAGAGTCATCAAGAGCCTTTATGATACCGCAGCTCTGGCTAATACTAGCAACGAAGTGCAG ATTGCAAACAGGTCAGGCAGTAGGGAGAAGCGAAGGTTTTACCGAGCTGCATTCAAGGATACAGTCATTGAGGGCTTcaacagttccccacaagaatACACTCTCTCGACAACGAAGATACCTGACGAAGGAGCCTGGGTGGAAAGCAGGGTGGTGAAAACGAGAGAAAATGTATCATCAGATCTTTATAGAAACGTAAACGCTCTCGCTCGCAGACCTTCGAAAAGAAAACAGGGAAAGAGAAGAATTTTCCGAGAGAAAAAAACGCCTGTCAGGTCATCATTTGGTAACCCAACAGAGTTAATCTACCTGGACAATCCACCCAACTTCTGTCGCAAGAACAAGTATGGACCAGGGACTCGAGGTCGATACTGTGAAAAGAGAAGAAACTGTGACGTCCTGTGTTGTGGTAGGGGATACGACACCTTGGTAACCGTCTTGAAGGAGCCGTGTAGGTGCCGGGTAGTCTGGTGCTGTGACGTCCACTGCCAAAACTGTTCTCGTAAAGTCGAGCTCTTCATCTGTAAATAA